The Polyangium aurulentum genomic interval TGCGACATGTTCTCCTCACTTTTCGGTGGGGGTTACGGAACGGGTTTAGGACGCTACGTGCCCGCGGGATATTTCAAGAGCGGCAAGAATCTGGCGCCGATGTGGTGCGCAGTACGGGGAGAGGTTGGCGGGGGCGATGCTCGGGTGTGGAACGCTGACGATGGCGTTGCCGGCGCTGACGATGGCGTTGCCGGCGCTGACGACGGCGTTGCCGGCGCTGACGAGGACGTGTGGCAGGCTGACGTGGAGTCAGCGGCGCTGACGACGGCGTGTGGCAGGTCGAGGTGACGGGCTGCGGTGCTGACGGCGAAGGGGGCGAGGTCGAGCTGGACGTGGGCGGCGCTGACGAGGGCGTGTGGCGGGGCGGCTCGGGGGTGGGCGGCGCTGACGTCGGGGTTGACGAGGTCGGCTGGGAGTCGGCGCGGTCAAGGAAGGCGTCTGCGGGGGCAACGTCGGGGTGTGGGGCGCTGACGATGGAGTGTGGAGGGCTGACGTCGGCGGGGGCGGGGGCAGGTCGGGAGGTGGGGAGGTGGACGTGGAGGGCGGGTGGGTCAGGGGTGGAGGGGGCGGAGGAGGCGAGGGAGACGGCCACGGGGGCGGGGGCGGGGGCGGATGGGTCAGGCGAAGGGGGTGGTGCGACAGTTCTAGACGTAGGCTAAGCGAGCGGGGAGGATGATGCGGGCACGCATGCAGGCTTAGGTGGGCGATGCTCCGAGCACGCAACCCCTCATCTTCCAGGGCGAGTCTCCGGGCTCTTCCGGAGGGTGCTCGCACAAGGGGCTCGACGCGCGTGAGCCGCTCTGCTGTCGTCCATCTGCTGGACCAACCGCCTGACCCCAAAGACCATGCGGGACAAGAGCGAGCTTCTTCTACGAGACGAGTATGCACGCCGTTTCGCCATCTATCGCATCGCCGAGATGCTCGCGGCCGATCACCTGAAGGAGGATGGGCCGCGCGAGATCCGGATCGAGCAGGGCAGGCCGGAGTGGGATGACCTGGTTGAACGCTGGGTCGAAGAGGGCGAGACCATCGAGCACCGCTGGCAGGTGAAGCGCCAGTCAACGCGCCTCAGTCGAGCTGCGTTTGAAGAACTGATCCTGGCGATGACGAACTCGGGAACCGACTTCATCGCACACTTCGGATTACAGGATCTGGTCAAGATCGAACGCATTGGAGAAGTCCGTGTTTTGCGGGACCTGTGCGAAGACCGATTGCGCGGAGTTCGGTTAGAGGCCATCGACTTCGACGACCTTGCGCAAATTCTCACCAAGGATGAGCGTAACTGGGTCGATGCCATCGTACGGGTGCTCGCAAGCACGCTAGGTCGAACGGAAGGGAAATCCGCCACGTTCAAACTGCTCCGCCGTCTTCACGTTGAGCTGCTCTACGATGCGGATGAGCTTGAGCGGCGTGCGGTTCGCTGCTTGAAACAGGTATTTATAGACGCGAAAGCCGCATGGCAGACCCTTCACGCGCACGTGTCAGCCAAGCCTCAAGGCCACATACGCTTCACGGCGATGGGCCTCAACGAAGGTCCACTGCGCGATGCGCGTCGTCGGGGAGGTGCCGTCGACAATCGGTTTGACTTAGGGAGCTACTTGGCGAAGCTGCCAGACTGGCTTGAAGGTCCGGCCGATAGAATTGAAACTGGCCTCCAGGCGAATGGGCAGCCTATCGATTTTGAGCATGTATGCGATACAATTTTGAACGGCCAAATGGCAATCATCACTGGACCATCTGGCTGTGGGAAGACGACATTGCTTCGAACGCTGGCACGCGCGCTCAGTGCGCGGGGCGCAGTGCCGGTTTACGCGGAAGCGAAAGCGTTCAACGATCATTTAAGAAGTTGGCTGGATGAAGCTGTCGCCCCCTTGCTAGATGATGCATTTCGTGCGCTCCAGTGGAAAGCACTCGCCGAAGCACGTCGAGTGGTCGTGATCGTTGACGGCCTGGAGGAGGGGAAGAATAAGACCAAGCGACTGTTTGAAGAGTTGAACAAGTCGTCAACTGACGCATCCTATACGCTCGTGTTGGCCAGCCGCGAGCGGCCGGCACGCCTAATCAAGGATGCTGCAATCGAGGTACGTGTCGGCCTTCCCGACACAGCAGCCAAGCAGCGCCTGTTTACTGAGTTTACCGGCAACCGAGAGATCGACCGCGCACATGCTGCAACCCTGCTCAAGGGGCTCAGCACGCCCCTCGAGGTGGAGCTTGCTGCAAAGGCGGTGGGAGACCTGCCCGAGCACCCAACGGCGTACCAGCTATTCGATGCATATGTGCGCCGTGTATTGCGTGAGAGAGAGGAGGAGGACGCAACGACGCCCACCATGCGACTGCTCGTCGGCGTGGCCGCACTGATGGCAGATCGCTTTGCGACCACAATCACAACACCCAAACTTCGGTCCCTGGGTGAAAAGGAACGGGGGCATTCATGTCCGGATCCCGTAACTGTCGCGCTGCGAACTGGGCTCCTCGTCGAGCGCGCGGGATACGCATCGTTCCGACACGACCTTTTTCGGCTGTTCTTCGAAGCCGACGGCTTGCTACTTGCGAACTCGGACGATGTTGAGACGCTTGCGGGGCTCGTGGCCCGCCCCAGGTACCACGAACTGAGCGAGTTGATTCTTGGCGCTTTGAACGAGCCGGAGGATGCAGAGTCCTTCGTTCGCCGATGTTCAGACGAGAAACTGCTCGTTCGTGCGCTAGAAGGACACGTTGGATGTATCGCAGAACGAGCGGCTGAGCGGGTTATAGATGAAACCCTTTCGACGATTCGAGAAGAATGGGCACATCTACCAGTTCCCCAAATATACGAAGGAAGTGAGCGGTGCTGCCAAGCTCTCCGCCAACTATCTCGATGTGAACAGGCACGCATGTGGGCTGCTGGCAGACTCTTGTGTCATGGCAAGTTATGGAACCAGGTAATTTCAATCATACATACACTCGATCGGTGGATACAAAAAATCCCCGCCCCGGAGGGTGTAAGCGTCACACAAGTGCGCGATGAAATGATCGGCACATTGTACGTATTTTCAAGCCCATGCTCTTCGATCATATCGTCAGTACACGCACACCGCTGGGGAGTCAAAGAAGAGCTTTGGATGACGTCTCTTGGAGCAGCCTTGCTGCCCATCCTACAGGAACCTGACCAGTGGTCGCCGGGGGTCGCCATTTTGATCGGTGGACTAGCTCCCTGGCATACGCCCACGCTTCATGTGCACTTGCCACCGTGGTTCGAAGCTTGCTGGAAGAGTGGATCCTATCACGTTCGACGCTGTGCGGCAGAGTCGCTGTCCTACGCAGCGAGTGATCTAACTGGACCTGTCAAGGAAGCCATAATCGACCAACTACAACGAATTTGGGAGCGGGCCCGCATAATTGTTGGCCCAATGGAGCCTATCCTGCAAACTCTCATCACACTAGGCGTTATCAAGGATCCGTCGGACGATTATACCGACACTGGGATCAACGAAGTTCACCGGGCCTTATCAGAATCTGAAACGGAGGACTCACACCGTTCCTCATACTATGCATTCACACAGCAATTCGACGAATACGTTGGGGGCGCGTATTTCAACGCAATACAAGCACTAGACGCAGAACAGCGAATCACATTACTCTGTCGTGCCGCCAAGGGAGCACATCAAATCGAGTGGAGCGAGCCGGCAACCATCCTTGAAGAGCTTCTTGCTTCCGGAGACTCGCGAGCCTCCGACGCCTTCTTATATTGGGCACGTGTACCTCTTAAGAGAACGCTGATGGATAATGAAGGGGTCACGGCATTCATCTATGCAAATACTGGACTTGGCAAGCTAGGATTAGCAGATATCGAGGCTGGTCCGCTGCCGGCATCTACCGAGGATCACCTTTGGTTCCATGTTGGGGCAATGATGCGCTACCTGCATGCGCCGGGTGCGGACACCAGTAGCGTGCGGTTCCGTGAATTGTGGAGAAAGATCAGACTGGAGAACCCGTGGCTGGTTTGCGATGCACTCAGGCGGACGTTGCGCGCATGCGAGTCCAGTTCGCCAGGGCGATCGGGCCTCGTTCGAGATCTGACAGAATGTTTTCCGACAGAAACATGTGCGCTGGCGGCCCAAGCACTTTCAGACGGCATCTCAGAAGAGCTGCGCAGGTCACATCGCACACTTCGTGGCCCTCACCTGGATGCGATCAGCTATACCACATATGTATTAGAACGATTTGGCAATAGTGCGCACATCGGTCTGCTCGATAAGCTGGTCGAGGACCCTGACTGGGGAAGCAGCGCGATCGACGCCATCCGCGCGATACGGAACCGGGAGACGGGCTCGTAGGTGCCTCCCCCCGCCCTTCGCGCTAGGCTGGAACCCAAGCAACCCCAGGAGACCCCTGTGCCATGACGGAAGTCGACCGCATCTTCCAGGACATCCAGCGGCTCCCGACCGAGGAGCGGAAGCGGCTCTTCGAGCGCCTGTCCAATGCGCTTTCCGAGCCGTCCGCGCTCGAAGCCACGCAGGTTCCCCTGCCCGAGCCTCCTCCCTTGATCCGGCCCTTCATGGCGGAACCAGACGTCCTCGATGAGGTGTGCGCCATGGCCATGGAGGACAGAAAGCGCGACGCGTTGAGCGCCTGGGACGAGGACGATGAAGGCACTCCTTGATACCGACACCCTCTCGGAGGTGCTGAAGTGGAAGGATCACGCCGTCGCGCTCAATGCCACGGCGTACCGTACACAGCATGGTCGCTATACCTTTTCCACCATCACCGTGACGGAAGTCGTGAAAGGCTTGAGCCGGATGGGTCGGGAGCCCCGCCTCCCCCTCCCCTCTCAAAGCCGCGCCCACTCCCGATGCTGCTGAAGCGCCTCTCTGCTCGGACGGAGCGCTGCGACGGCAGGAACCTTGAGCGGCTTCCCTTTCAGCTCAGCATACATCGTCGCCGACAGCGCCGAGGCTACCAAGACCCGCATCGATTTTGCGTCCACTGCGAGGAGCCCGATGTCGAACAGCGTGTGGACGTCGGCCCGTAGGAGCAGCCCGTTCTCCACGCGATTGCTGTCTGGGCCTCGGTATGGCGTGATATGGGCGGCCTCCAGCGCTTCGACAGCGTCGAAGCCGGTGACTGCACACCGGAACTGGTACGCTTCAAGAAGCCGACGGCGGAACTCTGGCTGACCTCGGCGTCGGACAATCTGCGCGACGACCCGTATTCGCGCATCAAGGATGTTCTTTATGTCAAAGGTGACCTCTTCGGCGCGGATCTGTTCCTCCCGCTCCTCAGCGAGAAGCTCGATCGCCCCGGATGGCCCGCATGGCCGGACAGGGCCTGCCGGTCCGATACCCTCGAGAAAGAAGTAGCCGCTGTCCCACCTAACGACGAAGGCGAGCCCCCATATCTTGTACCTGCTCTTCGGCTTGGGGCTGACTTGGCGCAAAACGCCCACGGGGACGCGATCACGCAAGCACTCGAGGAGGCCTCGGTTCGTAAACTCTTTATCGCGTGCGCCGACATTCTCGTTCTCTTGGAAATATCGGTATTGCCAAGTGCCGTCATCCCTCACGATAGGGTCACCATCCGCGTAGGGTCCCCTGAGGTTCTGCCGCACGCTCAGGGCGTAGCGTGACCATTTGGGTTTGTAGATCGCCTTCCCTTCACTTACGAGGGGGGTCACGCCTTCTGGCCCGTGGATTGAGTTAGGCCACGGCTGCGTGCTTCCCGCATGATCGGCATACCATCGAAGCGCTTCCCTGTGTCGCGCTGGCAGACGCGCGAGAATGTCATCGATCCGCACCCTGCTCCTCCTCGCCGTCGGCATGGTGCCCCACGCGGCTCCGTTTGGGAAGAAAGAGCCGGGCGGGCTCCTCCGTCGCGTGCGCAGGCTCACGGGCCCCGAAGCGACGCGGCTGCCAATCTGTGCAAGTTCGTCATGACTTTGACGCGTTCCGCCCCCCATGAACCCGCAAATATTGCTCATAACCCCGCTCGTGCCCATTGACGCGACCTTCGAGGGCAGCGAGAGTCGCATCGTACAACGGCACTCAGACCGTCTTCGTGACCGGCGGAATCTGCCTCGTCGGGGCGGAGATCACTGTAGACGCCAGAGCAATCGAGGAAGCGCGCGATGTTGGGCCTCTCCCACTACAGTCTCACAGAAATCATCCACGAGACCGCCGAATCCGCGATCTACAGAGGACATAGGAAAGAGGACCGGACACCCGTCGTCGTCAAGTTCCTCAAAGACGAGTATCCCACTCCCCGCGATGTCGCGAAGCTCCGGCACGAGCACGCGATCATGTCGGAGATCGAGTCCCCCGGCCTCCTCCGGGCTTACGGGCTCGAGAAGCTCGGCAAGCAGCTCGCGCTCGTCATGGAGGATCGCGGCGGGCGGCCCCTCAACGCCCTGCTCCAGCCCAAGCTCGACGTCGCGACCGCGCTGCACGTCGGCATCGCGCTCGCCCGCATCCTCGAGTCGCTCCACCAGCGGCGCATCATCCACAAGGACCTGAAGCCGCATAATATCCTTTTCAATCGCGACACGCGCGAGGTCATGCTCATCGACTTCGGTAGCGCGATGTTCCTGCCCCAGGAAGCCCAGCGCGTCGCGAGCCCGGGGCTGCTCGAGGGCACGATCGCTTATATGTCGCCCGAGCAAACCGGGCGCATGAGCCGCGTCATCGATCATCGCAGCGATCTCTATTCGTTCGGCGTCACCCTCTATCAGATGCTCACCGGCTCGCTGCCCTTCTCCGCCAGCGAGCCGACCGAGATGGTCCACAGCCACATCGCCAGGACCCCCACGCCGCCGCACGAGGTTTGCGCCGACATCCCCGAGGTCCTCTCCCGCATCGTCACGAAGCTCCTCGCCAAGAACCCCGAGGATCGATATCAGCACGCGCGCGGGCTCGGGGTCGACCTCGAAGAATGCCTCCGCCAGTGGCAGGCCTCGGGCCGCGTGGAGCCGTTTCCTCTCGGCCGCTCCGATTTCGGCGGCGAGCTGCGCATGTCCGAGAAGCTCTACGGGCGCGAGACGGAGCTCGCGCAGCTCCTCGCCGCCTGGGAGCGCACGACCCGGGGCGCGACGGAGTGCGTTCTGGTCTCCGGTTATGCCGGCGTCGGCAAGTCCGTCCTGGTGAACGAGATCTATAAAGTCATCGCCCGGCAGCGCGTGGGGTATTTCGTCGCCGGCAAGTTCGAGCAGCTCGGCAGGCCCATCCCTTATGCGCCCGTCGCCCAGGCGTTTCGCGAGCTCGTCCGGCAGATCTTGACCGAGCCCGCCGCGTCCCTCGCGCGCTGGAAGGGCCGCTTCGAGAACGCCCTCGGCGCGAACGCCGGCGTGCTCGCCGAGCTCGTCCCCGAGCTCGCGATCCTGCTCGGCCCCCAGCCGAGCGCGCCCGAGCTCGGCCCGAACGAGACGCAGCATCGATTCGCGCTCGCGCTCCAGGCCTTCATCCACGCATTCGCGGACGAGCACCCCGTCGGTATCTTCCTCGACGACCTCCAGTGGGCCGACCCCGCCTCCCTGAAGCTCCTCGAGCTGCTCCTCTCCGACGCGAAGCACCTGCTCATCCTCGGCGCGTACCGCGATAACGAGATCGACGAGGCCCACCCGCTCACGATGGCCCTGCGCGAGATCGAGGAGAGCCACACGGCGACGACGCGAATCACGCTCGCGCCACTCTCCCTGCCGAGCGTGACGAGGATCGCCGCCGACGCGCTCCGGTGCAGCGAGGAGCAGGCGCGCCCCCTCGCGGAGCTCGTCTTCGAGAAGACCCACGGCAATCCGTTCTTCGTCAATCAGCTCCTGCTCTCGCTCCGCAAGGAGGGGCTCCTCTCCTTCGACGCGCAGACCGGGTCGTTCACGTGGAGCCTCGCGCAGCTTCGGGGCGCTGGCATTGCGGACAACGTCGTCGATCTGATGCTGCGGAAAATGAAGGGCCTCGCTCCCGCCACCCGGTGCGCGCTCGCCCTCGCCGCGTGCGTCGGTCATCGATTCGACCTCGACACGCTCGCGATCGTCGGCGAGAAGAGCGCACGTGAAATGGCCGCCGATCTGACGCCGGCCATCGAGGAGGGCCTCGTCCTGCCCCTCGACGCCGACGTTCGGTTCTTTCATTTCGCCACGAAGGGCGGCGAGGAGCTCGGCCCGGCTTTCCACGTGGAGCTTCGGTTCGTCCACGACCGCGTGCAGCAAGCCGCCTATGCGCTGATCGAGGACGGTCACAAGCAGCAGACCCACCTCGAGATCGGGCGCTCGATCCTCGCGAAGAGCGACCCCGAGACGATCGAGGCGCGGCTGTCCGAGATCGTCAATCACATGAACATCGGCGCCGCGCTGATCGTCGAGCCGCAGGAAAAGCTCGTGCTCGCCCGGTTGAACCTCGGGGCGGGCAAGCGGGCCAAGGCCGCCGCCGCATTCAAGGCCGGCGCGGGCTATCTCTCGGCCGGCGCGTCGCTCCTGCCCGCGTCGTGCTGGCAGGACGAATTCGAGCTTTCGTTCGCCATCAACCTCGCGCTCGCCGAGTGCGAGTACCTCTGCGGGCATTTCGAGGCGGCGGAGGCGCGCTTCGAGACCTTGTCGTCGCGCGCGCAATCGCGCCTGGAGAGGGCGAACATCGACGTCCTGCGCGCGCGGCTCTACATCGCGCAGGGCCGGGTGGAGGACGCCATGCGGGCCGGGCGCAAGGCGCTCGCGCTCTACGGCTTGACGCTGCCCAAGGACCCCGCGGAGCTGGAGTCCGCGCTCGCCGCAGAGCTCGCCGAGGCGAAACGGAGGCTCTCCGGTCTCGATTACAACACGCTCCTCGACGCCCCCACGATGACGGATCCCGATCAGCGCGCGATCCTGCAGCTCCTCGTGGATCTATCGTCGCCGGCGTACCAGGAGAGCCCCGCCCTCTACGCCCTCGTGGTCACCAAGCAGGTGAACATCTCCCTGGAGCATGGGCAATCGGAGGTCTCGGCGCACGGGTTCGTGACGTATTGCTGGATCAACGTCGACGCGCTGGGCCAGGACGCGTACGAGCTCGGTCGCGTGGCGATCGAGCTGAACGAGAAGCACGGCGGCCTCGAGGTGCGCTGCAAGGTCTACATGATGTTCGGCATGTACCTGGCCTTG includes:
- a CDS encoding AAA family ATPase; the protein is MLGLSHYSLTEIIHETAESAIYRGHRKEDRTPVVVKFLKDEYPTPRDVAKLRHEHAIMSEIESPGLLRAYGLEKLGKQLALVMEDRGGRPLNALLQPKLDVATALHVGIALARILESLHQRRIIHKDLKPHNILFNRDTREVMLIDFGSAMFLPQEAQRVASPGLLEGTIAYMSPEQTGRMSRVIDHRSDLYSFGVTLYQMLTGSLPFSASEPTEMVHSHIARTPTPPHEVCADIPEVLSRIVTKLLAKNPEDRYQHARGLGVDLEECLRQWQASGRVEPFPLGRSDFGGELRMSEKLYGRETELAQLLAAWERTTRGATECVLVSGYAGVGKSVLVNEIYKVIARQRVGYFVAGKFEQLGRPIPYAPVAQAFRELVRQILTEPAASLARWKGRFENALGANAGVLAELVPELAILLGPQPSAPELGPNETQHRFALALQAFIHAFADEHPVGIFLDDLQWADPASLKLLELLLSDAKHLLILGAYRDNEIDEAHPLTMALREIEESHTATTRITLAPLSLPSVTRIAADALRCSEEQARPLAELVFEKTHGNPFFVNQLLLSLRKEGLLSFDAQTGSFTWSLAQLRGAGIADNVVDLMLRKMKGLAPATRCALALAACVGHRFDLDTLAIVGEKSAREMAADLTPAIEEGLVLPLDADVRFFHFATKGGEELGPAFHVELRFVHDRVQQAAYALIEDGHKQQTHLEIGRSILAKSDPETIEARLSEIVNHMNIGAALIVEPQEKLVLARLNLGAGKRAKAAAAFKAGAGYLSAGASLLPASCWQDEFELSFAINLALAECEYLCGHFEAAEARFETLSSRAQSRLERANIDVLRARLYIAQGRVEDAMRAGRKALALYGLTLPKDPAELESALAAELAEAKRRLSGLDYNTLLDAPTMTDPDQRAILQLLVDLSSPAYQESPALYALVVTKQVNISLEHGQSEVSAHGFVTYCWINVDALGQDAYELGRVAIELNEKHGGLEVRCKVYMMFGMYLALLKPLRLALEYERKSYSAGMQSGDMLYMAYGAYNSCLYPLCMGEELGGLRGEAERLLAIARRCNDTPSTMFILVCRQMIANLLGLIPDRRSLSDDVVPEAEIASTLEEASYTWVTTWYYCAKLQLAFLYEDHPAALDMIARLERVAAGAKGMYFSFLVTFYSALTFAAIHHDASPSDKERYARTIEQSVDEFAALATRCPESFEHKLLILRAERARISGAQIEAMELYDKAIEAAKRSEMVHEEALANELCARFHLGYGRTKIARAYMHDAHHGYFCWGAKAKVDALAEKHPSLVPSATRALGTRVLAQPSSVTITTTTGRLATGALDAGAVIRASQAIASELLLDNVVRELLAIVLENAGAQRCVLLLDRGGRLMIEASASLEGDAARLDSPLPLEEATDLPRSLVQYVARTKEAMLLADAASESKFAADPYIGAVRPVSVLCLAMVQKGRLTGVLYMENNAARGAFTQDRVEVCALLSSQAAIAIENALLYQQVQASTGALRRSNEELESEVARRTDELRRANEQLMFELVERERGEQERIALQEEIIRVQNTRLQELSTPLMPLTERIMVMPLIGAMDAERAEQVLTTALDGVQSHGTQVMILDITGVKVLDTEVANMLLKTAEALRLLGAQAVLTGVRPEVAQTLVSLGVNLSGLVTMATLRSAVAHALRISGEETAIRGGAPPRRPAR
- a CDS encoding HNH endonuclease is translated as MRQNLRGPYADGDPIVRDDGTWQYRYFQENENVGARDKEFTNRGLLECLRDRVPVGVLRQVSPKPKSRYKIWGLAFVVRWDSGYFFLEGIGPAGPVRPCGPSGAIELLAEEREEQIRAEEVTFDIKNILDARIRVVAQIVRRRGQPEFRRRLLEAYQFRCAVTGFDAVEALEAAHITPYRGPDSNRVENGLLLRADVHTLFDIGLLAVDAKSMRVLVASALSATMYAELKGKPLKVPAVAALRPSREALQQHREWARL
- a CDS encoding AAA family ATPase produces the protein MRDKSELLLRDEYARRFAIYRIAEMLAADHLKEDGPREIRIEQGRPEWDDLVERWVEEGETIEHRWQVKRQSTRLSRAAFEELILAMTNSGTDFIAHFGLQDLVKIERIGEVRVLRDLCEDRLRGVRLEAIDFDDLAQILTKDERNWVDAIVRVLASTLGRTEGKSATFKLLRRLHVELLYDADELERRAVRCLKQVFIDAKAAWQTLHAHVSAKPQGHIRFTAMGLNEGPLRDARRRGGAVDNRFDLGSYLAKLPDWLEGPADRIETGLQANGQPIDFEHVCDTILNGQMAIITGPSGCGKTTLLRTLARALSARGAVPVYAEAKAFNDHLRSWLDEAVAPLLDDAFRALQWKALAEARRVVVIVDGLEEGKNKTKRLFEELNKSSTDASYTLVLASRERPARLIKDAAIEVRVGLPDTAAKQRLFTEFTGNREIDRAHAATLLKGLSTPLEVELAAKAVGDLPEHPTAYQLFDAYVRRVLREREEEDATTPTMRLLVGVAALMADRFATTITTPKLRSLGEKERGHSCPDPVTVALRTGLLVERAGYASFRHDLFRLFFEADGLLLANSDDVETLAGLVARPRYHELSELILGALNEPEDAESFVRRCSDEKLLVRALEGHVGCIAERAAERVIDETLSTIREEWAHLPVPQIYEGSERCCQALRQLSRCEQARMWAAGRLLCHGKLWNQVISIIHTLDRWIQKIPAPEGVSVTQVRDEMIGTLYVFSSPCSSIISSVHAHRWGVKEELWMTSLGAALLPILQEPDQWSPGVAILIGGLAPWHTPTLHVHLPPWFEACWKSGSYHVRRCAAESLSYAASDLTGPVKEAIIDQLQRIWERARIIVGPMEPILQTLITLGVIKDPSDDYTDTGINEVHRALSESETEDSHRSSYYAFTQQFDEYVGGAYFNAIQALDAEQRITLLCRAAKGAHQIEWSEPATILEELLASGDSRASDAFLYWARVPLKRTLMDNEGVTAFIYANTGLGKLGLADIEAGPLPASTEDHLWFHVGAMMRYLHAPGADTSSVRFRELWRKIRLENPWLVCDALRRTLRACESSSPGRSGLVRDLTECFPTETCALAAQALSDGISEELRRSHRTLRGPHLDAISYTTYVLERFGNSAHIGLLDKLVEDPDWGSSAIDAIRAIRNRETGS